A section of the Plutella xylostella chromosome 18, ilPluXylo3.1, whole genome shotgun sequence genome encodes:
- the LOC105390905 gene encoding B-cell lymphoma/leukemia 11B: MRIKMPAVRIAQADADSPAEGGGSPTPGVPADTLTCGACRRAFALADIVRFIQHKISSCDKDLTSYHCYSAGPNSDPEDGSRPGQVTNSNSRRPSLLTARRPPSSRVHTPPLASPSIAPPDLIEDGGASSTPKRLLDEADADASTPKRRASTSPLPSSSPDEDIKPKIKQERMDVSGSPEDQKKSRTEMADAESNTMQSEPSNYVCSTCKARVHSAWRLLQHVQHVHGVKIYQEGAAPASKQNHSSSSTSSSSSGCSSAGAPLPPSLRHHPLLPPPDMHSPFGVGGLLRMPLPGSLPPLAHPTVPSAPLFARPNHHDHRFRMEQLVSEQFRHHGLNLAAAAAAVAANSLPQHQPFPSPADRAPTIPTSVSGRDRAPPVSQPLSLEPQLDFYSQRLRQLAGTTSPGAATGNSSSPSPRKHSPPFASPSPSRVGQTPPGAGPGTADPGREPARPPSASPPARRAEPAPDAPRPDRPTSTPPSKRNDEAVHSCEFCGKKFRFENNLIVHRRSHTGEKPFKCSECNEAFERASKLKRHMKVHRPAEANGDDGESAGDSPDDESEDDMEDEELDGEEEDENDEGDDVEEAEDLTVSNSSAPSAPPRKQAPTIPAHPPTASLVGELMDKFGLSNIAQYSEAYKQALQESGNSLKWQLAKDRDNNNAPLNEKPNGLPPTAALRLKEEFAKLPPQPHPLFNPFENPFEASKRMKLDMERGEGWWLPTLHAQRPPENIFDGLKNSANGLLQNPMLKTKESRRNDTCEYCGKVFKNCSNLTVHRRSHTGEKPYKCELCSYACAQSSKLTRHMKTHGRLGKDVYRCRFCEMPFSVPSTLEKHMRKCVVNQGNGQLALSDDSNACRDEAS; encoded by the exons CGGATGCGGACAGCCCGGCGGAGGGTGGCGGCTCCCCGACCCCCGGGGTCCCCGCGGACACCCTCACCTGCGGCGCCTGCCGTCGGGCCTTCGCCCTCGCCGACATCGTCAGGTTCATCCAGCACAAGATCTCCAGCTGTGACAAGGACCTCACCTCGTATCATTGCTATAGTGCTG GCCCCAACTCCGACCCTGAAGACGGTTCGCGGCCCGGCCAGGTGACCAACTCCAACAGTCGGAGGCCGTCTCTTCTGACTGCCAGGAGACCCCCGAGCAGTCGCGTCCACACGCCGCCGCTCGCCAGCCCCTCCATAGCGCCGCCTGACCTCATCGAGGATGGTGGCGCTTCCAGCACGCCGAAACGGCTTTTGGATG AAGCCGACGCCGACGCATCCACACCTAAACGAAGAGCATCGACGTCCCCACTACCCTCCAGTTCTCCGGACGAGGACATCAAGCCCAAGATAAAACAAGAACGAATGGACGTCTCCGGCTCGCCCGAAGACCAAAAGAAGTCCAGGACTGAAATGGCTGATGCTGAGTCCAATACAATGCAAAGTG AGCCGAGTAACTACGTGTGCTCGACGTGCAAGGCGCGCGTGCACTCGGCGTGGCGGCTGCTGCAGCACGTGCAGCACGTGCACGGCGTCAAGATCTACCAGGAGGGCGCGGCGCCGGCCAGCAAGCAGAACCACTCCTCGTCCAGCACCTCCTCCAGCAGCTCGGGCTGCTCGTCCGCCGGCGCGCCGCTGCCGCCCTCGCTGCGCCACCACCCGCTGCTGCCGCCCCCGGACATGCATTCCCCCTTCGGAGTCGGCGGTCTGCTAAGAATGCCGCTCCCCGGCAGTCTTCCCCCACTCGCTCACCCAACTGTTCCATCTGCGCCGTTGTTTGCGCGTCCCAACCACCACGACCATCGCTTTCGGATGGAGCAACTGGTTTCAGAGCAATTTCGACACCATGGGCTAAACCTGGCGGCCgctgcggcggcggtggcggcgaaCTCGCTGCCGCAACACCAGCCGTTCCCATCTCCGGCAGACAGAGCTCCGACAATCCCGACGTCAGTCTCGGGTCGAGACAGGGCACCGCCGGTGTCACAACCCCTCTCTCTAGAACCCCAGCTGGATTTTTACTCGCAGCGCTTGCGGCAACTGGCAGGTACAACCAGTCCAGGGGCGGCCACAGGCAATTCCAGCTCTCCTAGCCCCAGGAAGCATTCCCCGCCGTTCGCTTCCCCGTCGCCCTCCCGAGTCGGCCAGACTCCGCCGGGCGCCGGCCCCGGGACGGCGGACCCGGGCCGCGAGCCCGCGCGCCCGCCCAGCGCCTcgccgcccgcgcgccgcgctgAGCCCGCACCCGACGCGCCGCGCCCCGACCGACCCACTTCCACTCCGCCGAGTAAACGCAATGATGAGGCTGTACATTCCTGTGAATTTTGCGGAAAGAAATTCCGCTTTGAAAACAACTTGATTGTTCACCGTCGCTCCCACACCGGCGAGAAGCCTTTCAAATGCTCCGAATGCAACGAGGCATTTGAAAGGGCATCCaaattaaaaagacacatgAAAGTACATCGGCCGGCTGAAGCTAATGGTGATGATGGTGAATCAGCCGGAGATAGTCCGGACGATGAATCTGAGGATGATATGGAGGATGAGGAGTTGGACGGTGAAGAGGAAGATGAAAATGATGAGGGGGATGATGTTGAAGAGGCCGAGGATCTCACGGTCTCCAACAGCAGCGCACCCTCAGCACCTCCGCGCAAGCAAGCGCCCACCATACCAGCTCACCCTCCGACCGCCTCACTAGTTGGAGAGCTAATGGATAAATTTGGTCTCTCTAACATTGCACAATACAGTGAAGCCTACAAACAAGCCCTGCAAGAGTCTGGAAACTCATTGAAGTGGCAGCTGGCCAAGGACCGAGACAACAACAATGCCCCTCTCAATGAGAAGCCGAATGGTCTTCCTCCCACCGCTGCTTTACGATTAAAAGAGGAGTTTGCCAAACTGCCCCCACAGCCGCATCCGCTGTTCAACCCTTTCGAAAACCCTTTTGAGGCGTCTAAGCGCATGAAGCTGGACATGGAGCGCGGGGAGGGGTGGTGGCTGCCGACGCTGCACGCGCAGAGGCCACCAGAGAACATCTTCGATGGCCTCAAGAACAGCGCAAACGGGCTGCTCCAGAACCCGATGCTAAAGACAAAAGAGAGTCGCAGAAACGACACGTGCGAATACTGCGGGAAAGTGTTCAAGAATTGCTCAAACCTGACGGTCCACCGGCGGTCGCACACGGGCGAGAAGCCATACAAGTGCGAGTTGTGTTCCTACGCGTGCGCGCAGAGCTCCAAGCTGACGCGGCACATGAAGACGCACGGCCGGCTCGGCAAGGACGTGTACCGGTGTCGCTTCTGCGAGATGCCCTTCTCCGTGCCCTCGACCCTGGAGAAGCACATGCGCAAGTGCGTGGTGAACCAGGGCAACGGGCAGCTGGCGCTGTCCGACGACTCCAACGCGTGTCGCGACGAGGCCTCGTGA